One Thermodesulfobacteriota bacterium genomic region harbors:
- a CDS encoding CPBP family intramembrane glutamic endopeptidase produces MGKRPRFALWLEFILIFAGAPVLVLILRDRWLTVGLLWAGAAGAYIYSRRFNADTVPGDISLREGIRDVMIRFAVLAPLITSAAWIAMPGSFLSFPRERPGIWILVMLLYPLLSVWPQEMVYRAFIFRRYAPLFGAWGGYILASALAFGYMHIIFINSIAVVVSVLGGLLFARNYVRHRSLALVSIEHALYGCLIFTVGLGRFFFTGYAWG; encoded by the coding sequence GTGGGTAAACGTCCGAGGTTCGCCCTCTGGCTTGAGTTCATCCTTATATTTGCAGGTGCGCCTGTGCTCGTACTTATCCTTAGGGACAGGTGGCTCACGGTCGGGCTTCTCTGGGCGGGAGCGGCCGGAGCATACATCTATAGCCGTCGGTTCAATGCGGACACGGTCCCGGGGGACATATCGCTCCGCGAAGGCATCAGAGATGTCATGATCAGATTCGCGGTACTGGCTCCGTTAATAACCTCAGCTGCGTGGATTGCGATGCCGGGATCATTCCTCTCGTTCCCCCGCGAGCGCCCCGGTATATGGATTCTCGTGATGCTATTGTATCCGCTCCTCTCTGTCTGGCCTCAGGAAATGGTATACCGGGCGTTCATCTTCCGCCGCTACGCGCCCCTCTTCGGCGCCTGGGGCGGGTATATCCTCGCGTCTGCGCTCGCCTTCGGGTACATGCACATTATATTTATCAATTCCATAGCGGTAGTGGTGTCGGTCCTGGGCGGGCTGCTGTTCGCCAGGAATTATGTGCGGCACAGGTCGCTCGCCCTCGTCTCCATAGAGCACGCCCTTTACGGATGCCTGATCTTCACTGTCGGGCTCGGGAGATTCTTCTTCACGGGATATGCCTGGGGCTGA